In the genome of Alphaproteobacteria bacterium, the window TGATAGCTTCAGCACCGAAAGAACATAGATCAATCAATGATTCTATTGTGTTGCAGGGAAACATAAGCTCTCTCCATTAAACAGAAATCCTAAATTAAAAACTGGACCTATTGTGGGGGGCTTGACAGTAAAATTCTTATTATTTCATTACCAATACCACTTAAGAATATAATTGGCTTTTTTTTATCCTCACTTAGGATTGGTATTTCAACTCTTTCACCTGTTTCTGAAATATATTCTAATGCGGCATTGCATGCATTGCGATGTTTTAACCGTTCAAAGTTTCTTCTTAAAATTGTACGAACTTTCTCATTTTTGAATAAATCTTCCGTGGGATCTAAATTTTGTTCCATATAATCTGCAATCTTTTGACCATCATCATTTAATTCCATAAAAAATGTTTTAAGTTCAAATGGACAAGAAGGATCTAAAATAATTCCTTGAACGAGCTCAACAATATTTATTTTATTGAGTTGCTCTTGGAATGTTCTTAAAGAGTGATATAATTTTGCGTGAGTTTGTTCAAAAGAGAGGTCGCTTGATTCTTTATCAACAATTAAACTTCTTTTCCATAGAAAGCCCTCATCTTCTAATGCTAAATTTTCTAATGTTACACTTGGAATAGAGTCAACACATATAGCAATATGGGACTGTAATAAAAAGATAAAAGCCCAAATTCTAAAGAAAAAGGGTATATTTCGCATATTATTTAATAACTATTTTTAGAGTATCCCGGTTTTTTAGGGGGATATATTCGCGTAAGTATTGAAGGGTTAATTCTCCGGGTCCAAAGTTTTTCCCAATGTTTATTTTTCTTAAATGTTCTAAATGAAATAAATTTATTAAACATCTAAGACCATTATCGCTTATTTTATTGCTGCGTATGTTAATTTCTTCAAGCAAAACATGATTCGCTAATTCATTTACAACAACAAGAAGTCCATCATCTGAAAGCAAATTATTTTCAAGGGTTAAGGATATAAATGTACCTCGCATTCGATTTAAATATGATGCAACTTCACTAGTTATACGCGGACTTGAATTACCGAGATTATTTTCTGAACGTATATCAGAACCTAACTTGTCGAAGACAATTGCTCTATTAGAAAGATCAAGGAAACTTAAAGACCTAAACATTGATTTAATTCTTTTTTCTGTAAGATCTAATTCTTGTTCAAGTCCAAAAATCCCCTTTGATTGTACCCACGCCCATAAACGTCGAGCACTAGGTTCTAACATTCCGTAGATTTGGGGGTTTTTTAATTTGGATATTGTGCTAGCGCTAATACTTGATGCCTGGGCAAGAACATCTTGCGAAGGGCACGCACGTATAAATCGTATTACTAGCTCTCTGTCATAATCTTTCCCAATAACTGTCCGTATCAAACTTTCTTCATGAGAAAGCTCACGTTTTACAGGCACATTAACTTCTGAGAAAGACATATTTTCTAGCCTCTTTTCTAGGCCTTCTAATTCATTTTCAATAGATACAACTGCATCAATGTAAAAAGCACATAATACAAAAAAAAGGGAAAATTTTATAGGTTTTTTCATTTTTGTAACCTTTCGTAATTTACATAGTATTCTAATCCTTTTAACAGAATAAGGATAGTCAAAATTTAATTTTCAAATTTAATAATCTTAGTAGACCATTTATCACCTAAGTTTTATGGATATGCTGAATTTATTGAGAAAGTTTGGAAGAAGAAGTAGAGTCGTTTTGTAAAAAGGCTGGCTCTATCTATGGCAGAGAACTATAATAGATACCGGGAACCTAAAAGTATCATCGAATATACTGTGAGGCATCACTATCTCTATAAGTTTAGCTTAAGAGATGTAAGTGAAATGCTCATGGAGCAAGGCCCGAAAGTTCCTTATGAGACCATTCGTAAATAGTGTAATTGGGGTCCTCGTGCTTATGAGCTATCCTTAACAAGGATACGGCAGGACCTGTGGATTTATGCCTACCTTGCTCTCATTGTTGTAAAGTACGCATGCTAATACCCATAAGAGAAGAAAAAGCTGCTTGCGATAAAATTAATTCATAACGAACGCTGCTACGTCCTCAAAATCATTTGTTCCGGAATCGAGCTTTTTGGTGTCTGTTATATTCATGTGTCATTTCCTTTTTTGAGTTCATGTTATACTCAATAACACAGTCTTGTGAACACTCCCCTCTTCCAACATTTTACTCCAAACAATTTGACGCGGCCCAGCTTAAGCCTTTCCTTTTGATTCAACTGTTGATACTTTTTCATGGCAACAATCCTTTTCTTTTTTATCAAAAAGTAAGATTGTTGCACTTCTTTCTAGAATCCAAGCGTCGCACTATTTAGCCTGCTTAAAAAATAAGCTATCGATGATACTCTGCTTCAATTTCATTCCGGTCATGAAAGTTTGCAATTTCATACAATATATTGAAAACATTCCATTCCTGACGCTCAATATGAGTAAGAAAACGTTATTACAAAACTTCCAATTTAAGGATGTATTTTTGCAAGCGGCCCTTCAAACGAATCCTTACATCGGGCCTACTTCTTCCTCCTCTTCATCAGATATTGGTGGGTGTATCTCTAAAAGATGCCAGTATAATTCCTTTTCTTGATCTCTAAGTTCCTCAAGTTCTTTAGTTAACGCATGGTATTTAGATGTATATGATATTTCATCCCACCATTCAGGAGCTATTTCACCTGGCTTTTTTGCCTCTTCATTTATTTCAGTTTTTAAAGACTTTATTCTTTTTTTTCTTTCTTTTGATTCCTCTAACATAATCCTATGTCTTTTCTCCCTTTCTTGTTCCTCTACTTCTTCATCATAAAAATCAGTGGGGTCATTCTTTCTGAGTTGCAAATTAGGAGCATTATTACCATTATTACTTTCTTCTAATGTATTTAAATTCATATGGAGTTGAATGTTATTTTGGTTTAATGATAAGTTTTTATCAACTTTCTCTTTTTCATCGCTTGCGAAGTTATTTTCTAAAAGAATAGTACATATAAATACCACTCTTAATATGACATTACTTGATATTTTCATTGTGATTAAGATCCTTCCTTATTTCTGAGGGTTACTTACATGATAATCTTAATAAAATATCACTTCAGGTCAAATAAATTAACATAAATAATAATGAAATTAAACTGAATATTTTGATTAAAACATGATAAGGTGAAGTGCCCCCCACAAGAACCGGACACCTTGAATTAGCCGATTAAGTTACACCTCACTTGTCCAGTCTTAAGGGATAGCACTTTCGAGATCGTTTAAGTAATTGCCTAAAAAAACTTCTTACCTAAGAACGATAGATAATTGACAATATCTGAATATAAAGTAAGAGCTCATTTACATAAAAAACTTAAAGCAGGACTGGTGTACGTAGAGGCCCATTAATGATTTGTTTATAATGATTGATTAAGATGAGTTATCAAAATGCATGTTTGGAGAACTCATGAAATCATTTAATGAATTAGCAGATTTTTATCAACTTGTTAGAGAGATAAACAATAAAAGCCTTGTGTTTCAAAATTTATTGATTGGTAATGGGTTAGGCCTTTCACATCCTAATCCAAAAATTAATGAGGTATTTACGTTTGTCGCTAAAAAATTCATCGACAATAAGCTTATAGAAGCCTTGGAAATCAAAAGATTAATAGTCCTGAGAAATTTCTCGAGAAATCTTGGCTAATAATTAAAAAACACATCATTAATAAATATATGATAGATATATATAGTAAGCCCATGTTAATAAGGGAATATTATATATCGGATTTTCTAACAAGCTTCCATAATGTTTATACCGTTAACTATGATCCTTTCACATACTTGGCAATTTCGAGAATTATTAAGAAAAAAGGCAGAAAATATACCGATTGTATATTATTTGATGGAAACTATTTAGATTATAATAACTCCGAAGACAGAGTTATTAGCCGCTTAAATGATTCGAGCACTAGAAAGCTTCTTTATTTGCATGGTGGGTTTCATTTATTCATTAGAGAATCAGGTATAATAAGGTATTACAGGACTAATAACGACTTTCGTAGAACGGTTCGAAACCTTTTCAAAACCAAGGAAGAACAGCCATTATTAGTATTTGAAGTTAATTCTGAGCGTAAGCAAGAAATAATTAACAATAATAATTTTTTAAAAGCTGCTCATGAGCATCTTAAAGTTTCTAAAGGAAAACTCTTAATATTTGGGATGTCATTTAGAAATGATAATCATATTCTGAAATTGCTTTCGGAAAGTAACGCTGAAAAAATTTTCATTACATTCTTCCAGAAACATGAATACAAATATTTTTTTAAATTGTTAGCCGATAACGGATATCATAACTTTATCCAAAGAATATATCCTTACAAAATATCAAAGCATAGTAAACACATTCTTTGGGAGAAAGCTAGAAGAACACCATTTGAGAAGAAGTTGTTGCGATGGGATAATTATGGATTAAATTTAATATAATTATCCTAGTTTATCTTATTTTATTTACTCAGCAGCATATTAACTTAAAAACTGAGCATCTCTAAAAAGCCATATTTTCATGGATAGAAGTCATCAAAAGACTCACGCTGCAAAAAAAGCCATGATAATTGTTTGATAGCTGTTAATTTGATTGGCTTTTAAGCCTTTTTTGTAAGGAGTTTGGTCTCTTTTAGGACAAGCAAGGCGCAGTTATCCTGCTAAGACGCTTCGTTTTTCCCAAAAAACAAGCCTTTTCATATTATAAGCCATATTCGCAAGAGTGATTTTGACTGTAGCCCGTTGTAACCCGATCGTTCGGATAAATAACCCCATTTGTTCTTTTTGCACCGCAAAAACATGTTCAACTTTAGCCCGAATCTTAGACTTTGTCTTATTCCCTTGACGTAAGTAAACCGAAACAGGCTTGTTCTTTGGTTTCTTGCGATGAGGCTGAGAACGGAATCCTTGATCTGCTAAAAATCGTTCATTTTCTCCCGAACGATAGGCTGTATCACCCCATATCAGGCGAGCTGTATTATTCTTGTCTAATATCTTTTTGAGAACTTTACCATCATAGCAGCTTGCCTCTGTCACCTGATATTTGCGATTAAACCCATAACGGTTATCCGTTGAGATATGATTCTTGTAGCCAAAGAAAGGAATGGCAATATCAACAAGATTGTCTGACCCTTTTGATTTTTTGTACTTAACAATCTATCTCACATCTCGATCTTTTTGGGCTAATTTGGCAGGATTAGCTTTCCAATCTTCAAGAATGTTGCCAGCTTTAATTTGTTCTTTTTCTGATACAGTCATGCGTTGACGAGGAGCAGATACGATACTGGCATCAACAATTTGCCCACTCATGGCAAGAGAACCCTAGTCCTTTAATAACTGATCAAAAATCCCGAAAAGCTTCTTGTCCAACTCTTGGTGTTTTAATCGTTCCCGATAAAGCCAAACTGTTTTGGCATCAGGAATTATATCCCATAGATGAAGCCCCAAGAATCTCATAAAACTCAAGCGGTCTTTAATTTGAAATTCAATCTGGTCATCAGATAAGGTATAGAGACTCTGTAAAATCAAAATCTTAATCATCAGGACGCTATCGTAAGGAGGACGACCTCCTTTGGAACGATCTGGCGCTAGGCAAAGGCTAGATTCTAATTCACCCCGAAACACTTCAAAATCAACAACTTCTTCTATTTTCTCAAGAGGATCTCCAAACTTTGATAAACTCTCGCACCGATTCGATAAATCAAAAAATCCAGGATGACTCATCCTAAACTCACCCTTGCTTCTTCTTACTTAGTCTGAGCCGAGTTTATCACAGATCCTTCCATCCTTCAGGCGGTTTTTAGAGGTGCTCAACTTTGCATGTATCAAACCTTAGGGAGTTCTAGTAAGTAATGCTTAACTTCCTCAATAGTCATTATGCCTCTTAACTTTAAACGCCTTTTCTAGATCGGCTTGTAGTGCCTTAATGCGCGCGTTCTACGTGATCTTTAGCTTGCTGAGATTTCGCACAAATAATCTCTATATTTAATTCTTTTAAGGCTCAGCCAAATTGCGTAATTCCATAATGATCGATAATTTATTTTATGAAAAGTTTAATTTATACTTTCTTTAAATCCATTTGCTACATTCGGTAGCTTATGAATTTTGAATTTCACCTTCGCAATTGGATAGTCTCCTGGAAGCTTTAGGTAGGCTTGTAAGTCCGGCAATTTCATCAAACGATCAGGATGGATCGTTGGCTTTTCTTTGCGTTGGTCGTTGAGAGAGACCCCGTCTCGCATCTGGTGAGCACCATACGAGATATTCTCCATTGTTTCGGAGACTTCTTGAGTACCTAGCCACTTAGACATACGCTCGGCAATCTCTGCTCCTTCTATGCGAAACACCACTTTTGTACTACATAGGTTAGCGATGGATTTGACGATATGTTGGCCATAAATCTCGTCTAATTGACTCATATCCTGGGTGCCTAAAATCGCGCATCCTCCATACTTTCGAATTTCGGCTAACATAGTTTGCAACTTCGGCAATTTCTTGATGGCTGGAAGCTCATCAACGACGATCCAGAGGCGGCGTTCCTGACTATCGGGA includes:
- a CDS encoding DUF4917 family protein; translated protein: MIDIYSKPMLIREYYISDFLTSFHNVYTVNYDPFTYLAISRIIKKKGRKYTDCILFDGNYLDYNNSEDRVISRLNDSSTRKLLYLHGGFHLFIRESGIIRYYRTNNDFRRTVRNLFKTKEEQPLLVFEVNSERKQEIINNNNFLKAAHEHLKVSKGKLLIFGMSFRNDNHILKLLSESNAEKIFITFFQKHEYKYFFKLLADNGYHNFIQRIYPYKISKHSKHILWEKARRTPFEKKLLRWDNYGLNLI